In the genome of Calditrichota bacterium, one region contains:
- a CDS encoding STAS domain-containing protein, producing the protein MEGFQVRRKDDGAISTLYLQGYLDAHTAPRLEDALQELVDQGRYKIIVNFSDLAYISSAGLGVFMGFIEMIRAHQGDIKLTNMSDKIFRVFDLLGFPTLYDIFKDESEAHRKFSEQP; encoded by the coding sequence ATGGAAGGCTTTCAGGTGCGACGCAAGGACGATGGCGCTATCTCGACTCTCTACTTGCAGGGTTATCTTGATGCTCACACGGCGCCGCGATTAGAAGATGCTCTCCAGGAGCTCGTGGACCAGGGGCGATACAAGATTATCGTCAACTTCAGCGATCTGGCCTACATCAGCAGCGCAGGGCTGGGCGTGTTCATGGGCTTTATCGAGATGATCAGGGCCCACCAAGGAGACATCAAGCTGACGAACATGAGCGACAAGATCTTCCGCGTGTTCGACCTCCTCGGCTTCCCGACGCTGTACGACATCTTCAAAGACGAGAGCGAAGCCCACAGAAAATTCAGCGAGCAGCCTTAG
- a CDS encoding SpoIIE family protein phosphatase, whose translation MCTDGLVEAHNEQGENFETLGELVRLLGGRLSTALVKAMTVHTGAQTWHDDLTFVVIKTY comes from the coding sequence TTGTGCACCGATGGGCTGGTTGAAGCACACAATGAACAGGGGGAAAACTTTGAAACGCTGGGGGAGCTGGTCCGCCTTCTCGGAGGGCGGCTGAGCACCGCGCTGGTAAAGGCCATGACCGTCCACACGGGTGCACAAACCTGGCACGACGATCTGACCTTTGTAGTCATTAAGACGTACTAA